A single window of Pyrus communis chromosome 10, drPyrComm1.1, whole genome shotgun sequence DNA harbors:
- the LOC137748326 gene encoding protein FIP1-like: MSTERERQGSLPSTSSEDNALFLDIMHEAPLFGHRKSRSLFGSVFYLIILAGYAAVAVAAPWIFQAIDDLIPQLLCSCNVLLLVVTGIFQQYLVSQVQKIRLQGYYSFSQKLKHIVRLPFAVTSYGTAALLLVMVWRPHISFLTLPAILRTIMVIEAICAGSFMSLNVAYIHQYNSLNSQPDVLKSLYSPLQPSSSLEGLRYHDAGRLSDQQMALLQYQRENLHFLSEEILQLQECLSKYERTNDGSTPQVDLAHLLAARDQELRTLSAEMNQLQSELRLARSLIAERDSEIQQVRTTNNQYVEENERLRAILGEWSTRAAKLERALEAEQISNLELQKKIPTLRSQSQSSAEPSK; encoded by the exons ATGTCAACAGAGAGAGAACGGCAAGGTTCTCTGCCGTCAACATCGTCGGAGGACAACGCACT GTTTTTGGATATCATGCACGAGGCTCCGCTGTTCGGCCACCGGAAGTCGAGGAGCCTCTTCGGAAGTGTTTTCTACTTAATCATACTCGCCGGTTACGCTGCCGTGGCCGTCGCGGCTCCGTGGATATTTCAGGCCATAGACGATTTGATACCCCAATTGCTCTGCAGCTGCAACGTCCTTCTTCTGGTAGTCACAG GCATTTTTCAGCAGTATCTGGTGTCCCAGGTTCAGAAAATTCGCTTACAG GGTTATTATAGTTTCAGCCAGAAGTTGAAGCATATTGTTCGCCTACCTTTTGCAGTTACTTCATACG GAACTGCTGCGTTGTTACTTGTTATGGTCTGGAGACCCCATATCAGTTTCCTTACTCTCCCAGCAATATTGAG GACTATAATGGTAATTGAAGCAATATGTGCCGGATCTTTTATGAGTCTCAATGTTG CTTATATTCACCAGTACAACTCATTAAACTCCCAGCCTGATGTCTTAAAGTCGTTATATTCTCCTCTTCAACCCTCGAGTTCTTTAGAAGGTTTGAG GTATCATGATGCTGGTCGACTTTCTGATCAGCAAATGGCTTTGTTGCAATATCAGCGTGAAAACCTTCATTTTTTGAGTGAAGAG ATCCTTCAGTTACAAGAGTGCTTAAGTAAATACGAAAGGACTAATGATGGGAGCACACCTCAG GTGGACCTTGCCCATCTGTTGGCAGCTCGTGATCAGGAATTACGGACGCTTTCCGCTGAG ATGAATCAATTGCAGTCTGAGCTCAGGCTTGCTCGGTCTTTGATAGCTGAGAGGGATTCTGAAATCCAGCAAGTCCGGACCACCAACAATCAG TACGTGGAGGAAAACGAAAGGTTGAGAGCCATTTTAGGAGAATGGAGTACACGAGCAGCAAAG CTTGAACGAGCACTGGAGGCGGAGCAGATCTCCAATCTTGAACTCCAAAAGAAGATTCCGACGCTCAGAAGTCAATCACAATCGTCAGCTGAACCAAGCAAGTAG
- the LOC137748384 gene encoding pentatricopeptide repeat-containing protein At2g06000-like: MKTQVPNPKSNPISGRPVRKSGQSTGTQNRIFIENIYESRAEPRDGAAVQMTLLFFTARPTFWVRASKIAISHFHSLAHGGARPRPLYDFEVTSNPEVWFVKVVCTLFLRSHSLDLGYLSKNISPSIAFEVIKRLNNPKLGLKFFELSRVSLSVKHSVWTYNFLLRSLCQMGLQDSAKLVFDYMRSDGHTPDDSVVELLVSSYAQIGKLDDAEKFLDEAHCGEIRLPPFVYNNLFNVLVKQNKVDEAVSLFRKHMGPHCHPDNWTFNILIRGLCRVGEIDKAFELFSDMGSSGCYPDIVTYNTLISGLCRANEVDRGFQLLKEVQSRIELSPDVITFTSVISGYCKLCKMEEASVLFDEMISAGVRPTSVTFNAMIDGFGKTGNMGSALAMHQKMLFHGYHSDVFTFTSLIDGHCRAGQLSQGLKLWQEMNGKNVSPSAYTFSVLINALCKESRLHEARDFLRQLKWSNVVPKPFIYNPVIDGFCKAGNVDEANAIVAEMEEKRCSPDKVTFTILILGNCMKGRMSEAISNFKKMLAIGCAPDNITVNSLTSCLIKAGMANEAHHIKQIAYNDLNSGMSPTGRTDHMKANAQIPVAV, from the coding sequence atgAAGACCCAGGTTCCCAATCCGAAATCCAATCCGATTTCCGGCCGACCCGTGAGAAAATCCGGCCAATCAACCGGAACCCAGAACAGGATTTTCATTGAAAACATCTACGAGAGCAGAGCTGAGCCGCGTGATGGAGCGGCGGTGCAGATGACCCTCCTGTTCTTCACAGCCCGTCCGACCTTCTGGGTTCGAGCCTCCAAGATCGCCATTTCTCATTTCCACAGCCTCGCCCACGGCGGAGCTCGGCCGCGCCCGCTTTACGACTTCGAGGTAACGTCAAACCCAGAGGTTTGGTTTGTAAAAGTTGTTTGCACTCTGTTTCTTCGCTCGCATTCATTGGATTTGGGTTACCTTAGTAAGAACATTTCGCCTTCGATTGCTTTTGAGGTTATTAAGCGGTTGAACAATCCGAAATTGGGGTTGAAATTCTTTGAGCTCAGTAGGGTTAGTCTGAGTGTTAAGCATAGTGTATGGACttacaattttcttttgagGTCTCTGTGTCAAATGGGGCTTCAAGATTCTGCTAAATTGGTGTTTGATTACATGAGGAGTGACGGGCATACGCCCGATGATTCAGTTGTAGAACTCTTGGTGTCGTCGTATGCGCAGATAGGCAAGTTGGATGATGCTGAGAAGTTTCTTGATGAGGCTCATTGTGGTGAGATTAGATTGCCACCTTTCGTATACAATAACTTGTTCAATGTGTTGGTTAAACAGAATAAAGTAGATGAGGCTGTTAGCTTGTTTAGAAAGCATATGGGGCCGCATTGTCACCCGGATAACTGGACTTTCAATATTCTAATTCGAGGTTTATGCAGAGTTGGAGAAATTGACAAGGCTTTTGAGTTGTTCAGTGATATGGGGAGTTCTGGTTGCTACCCTGATATAGTTACATATAACACACTAATTAGTGGACTTTGTAGGGCTAATGAGGTAGATAGGGGATTTCAATTACTTAAAGAGGTTCAATCAAGAATCGAACTTTCACCTGATGTTATAACTTTTACATCAGTCATATCAGGATATTGCAAGTTGTGTAAGATGGAGGAGGCCTCCGTTCTTTTTGATGAGATGATTAGTGCCGGAGTTAGACCAACTTCTGTTACTTTCAATGCAATGATTGATGGATTTGGTAAGACTGGCAACATGGGTTCTGCACTTGCTATGCATCAGAAAATGCTCTTTCATGGTTATCATTCAGACGTTTTTACCTTCACTTCCCTAATTGATGGCCATTGTCGAGCTGGGCAACTGAGTCAGGGATTAAAGCTTTGGCAGGAGATGAATGGGAAAAATGTGTCTCCAAGTGCGTATACTTTCTCTGTCCTTATTAATGCTTTGTGCAAGGAGAGTAGACTACATGAAGCACGTGATTTCCTGAGGCAATTAAAGTGGAGTAATGTGGTTCCGAAACCTTTTATATATAACCCTGTGATAGATGGATTCTGTAAGGCTGGCAATGTTGATGAGGCAAACGCCATTGTGGCAGAGATGGAAGAGAAGAGATGCAGCCCTGATAAAGTGACATTTACCATTCTCATACTCGGGAATTGTATGAAAGGGAGAATGTCTGAGGCAATTAGCAATTTTAAAAAGATGTTGGCAATTGGTTGTGCCCCAGACAACATCACCGTAAATTCTTTGACATCTTGCCTCATTAAGGCTGGGATGGCTAATGAAGCCCATCACATTAAGCAAATTGCATATAATGACCTCAATTCGGGCATGTCACCTACAGGAAGAACTGATCATATGAAAGCAAATGCACAAATTCCAGTGGCTGTTTGA
- the LOC137748385 gene encoding thiol protease aleurain-like, whose amino-acid sequence MARLMLFLSAALVLAAISCGVAASSFDESNPIRLVSDALRDMEEQVVQVLGSSRHVLSFARFAHRFGKKYESAEEMKLRYAIFLENKKLIRSTNRKGLSYTLAVNRFADWSWEEFARHRLGAAQNCSATTKGNHKLTDAVLPESKNWKEEGIVTPVKDQGHCGSCWTFSTTGALEAAYVQAFGKQISLSEQQLVDCAGDFNNNGCHGGLPSQAFEYIKYNGGLDTEAAYPYVGVDGACKFSSENVGVQVVDSVNITLGAEEELKHAVAFVRPVSVAFQVVQSFRFYKSGVYTSDTCGSSSMDVNHAVLAVGYGVEDGVPFWLIKNSWGQSWGDNGYFKMEYGKNMCGVATCASYPVVA is encoded by the exons ATGGCTCGCCTGATGCTGTTCTTGTCCGCTGCCTTGGTCCTGGCGGCGATCAGCTGCGGGGTGGCAGCGTCGAGCTTCGATGAGTCCAACCCAATCCGATTGGTGTCCGACGCTCTCCGTGACATGGAGGAGCAAGTCGTCCAAGTCCTCGGCAGCTCCCGCCACGTCCTATCGTTCGCCCGTTTCGCTCACAG GTTCGGGAAGAAGTACGAGAGCGCGGAGGAGATGAAGCTGCGATATGCGATTTTCTTGGAGAATAAGAAGCTGATTCGATCCACCAACAGGAAGGGCTTGTCTTACACTCTTGCTGTTAATC GGTTTGCTGATTGGAGCTGGGAAGAGTTCGCGAGGCACAGGTTGGGAGCTGCTCAGAACTGCTCTGCCACCACAAAGGGCAACCACAAGCTCACTGATGCCGTTCTCCCTGAGTCG AAAAACTGGAAAGAAGAAGGCATCGTGACCCCGGTTAAAGATCAAGGTCACTGTGGATCTTGCTGGACATTCAG CACCACTGGAGCTCTTGAGGCAGCGTATGTGCAGGCATTTGGAAAGCAAATCTCCCTCTCCGAGCAGCAGCTTGTGGATTGTGCCGGAGATTTCAACAACAACGGCTGCCATGGTGGGCTGCCATCTCAAGCATTTGAGTACATTAAGTATAACGGGGGTCTTGACACTGAGGCTGCGTATCCCTACGTTGGAGTTGACGGTGCTTGCAAATTTTCGTCGGAAAATGTTGGCGTCCAAGTCGTCGACTCTGTCAATATCACCCTG GGTGCTGAAGAAGAATTGAAGCATGCCGTTGCATTTGTGCGGCCGGTCAGCGTGGCGTTTCAGGTCGTCCAAAGTTTCCGGTTTTACAAGTCGGGAGTTTACACCAGTGACACATGCGGCAGCAGTTCCATG GATGTGAACCATGCGGTTCTTGCGGTTGGGTACGGAGTGGAAGACGGCGTCCCCTTCTGGCTCATCAAGAACTCTTGGGGACAGAGCTGGGGGGACAATGGCTACTTCAAGATGGAGTACGGGAAGAACATGTGTG GTGTTGCAACATGTGCATCGTACCCGGTTGTCGCGTAA
- the LOC137747209 gene encoding serine/threonine-protein kinase RIPK-like, with product MVVKKVVTWRSFVPNCYKTEAPPKKSSEKVVAKETSSQRISPSDLSNPSTTLSEDLSISLAGSNLHVFTLGELKVITQSFSQSNFLGEGGFGPVHKGFIDDKLRPGLAAQPVAVKLLDLDGTQGHREWLTEVIFLGQLRHPHLVKLIGYCCEDAHRLLVYEYMPRGSLENQLFRRYSMSLPWSSRMKIALGAAEGLAFLHGAEKPVIYRDFKASNILLDSDCTPKLSDFGLAKDGPEGDDTHVSTRVMGTQGYAAPEYVMTGHLTAASDVYSFGVVLLELLTGRRSVDKNRPHREQNLVEWARPKLNEPRKLSRIMDPRLEGQYSERGARKAAALAFQCLSHRAKQRPKMSEVVKTLEPLKDFEDVPFAFVYTVPSESDNSIKDVKDGDAQKELKKNNNHHNYKHHQLRSPTESDNSIKDVKDGDAEKELKQKNNHNHDKHDQIRSPKSPHYLSEKYAATES from the exons ATGGTGGTCAAGAAGGTCGTCACGTGGAGGTCTTTTGTGCCAAACTGCTACAAAACTGAGGCTCCACCAAAAAAGAGCAGCGAGAAAGTGGTGGCAAAAGAAACCTCATCCCAAAGGATTTCACCATCTGATCTGAGCAATCCAAGCACGACACTGTCGGAAGATCTTTCGATATCTCTTGCAGGCTCTAATCTTCATGTCTTCACGCTTGGGGAGCTGAAAGTGATCACACAAAGCTTCTCGCAAAGCAACTTTCTTGGAGAAGGCGGGTTCGGGCCGGTGCATAAAGGGTTCATTGATGACAAGCTTAGGCCTGGTTTGGCAGCGCAGCCGGTGGCGGTGAAACTCTTGGACTTGGATGGCACTCAGGGCCATAGGGAGTGGCTG aCTGAGGTGATTTTTCTTGGGCAATTGAGACATCCACACCTTGTGAAGCTGATAGGCTATTGCTGTGAAGATGCACACAGACTTCTTGTTTATGAGTACATGCCAAGAGGCAGTTTAGAGAACCAGCTATTCAGAA GATATTCGATGTCCCTTCCATGGTCGTCAAGAATGAAAATTGCGCTTGGAGCAGCAGAAGGCCTTGCCTTCCTCCATGGAGCAGAGAAACCCGTCATATATCGTGATTTTAAAGCTTCAAACATCTTGTTGGACTCT GATTGTACTCCCAAGCTCTCTGATTTCGGATTAGCAAAAGACGGTCCAGAAGGAGATGACACGCATGTTTCCACAAGAGTTATGGGCACACAAGGCTATGCTGCTCCTGAATACGTCATGACAG GTCATTTGACAGCAGCGAGTGATGTGTATAGCTTTGGAGTTGTACTATTGGAGCTTCTAACAGGAAGGAGATCTGTGGACAAAAACAGACCTCACAGAGAGCAAAACCTAGTAGAGTGGGCAAGGCCTAAGTTAAACGAACCCCGGAAACTCAGCCGGATCATGGACCCGAGACTCGAAGGCCAGTACTCCGAACGTGGGGCTAGAAAAGCCGCTGCATTGGCCTTCCAATGCCTCAGCCACCGGGCGAAACAAAGACCAAAAATGAGCGAAGTGGTCAAGACCTTAGAGCCACTCAAGGATTTTGAAGACGTCCCCTTTGCATTCGTGTACACAGTTCCATCTGAATCCGATAATTCGATCAAGGATGTAAAAGATGGTGATGCACAGAaggaattgaagaaaaataacaaCCACCATAACTACAAGCATCATCAGCTAAGATCACCAACCGAATCCGATAATTCGATTAAAGACGTAAAAGATGGTGATGCAGAGAAGGAATTGAAGCAGAAGAACAACCACAATCACGACAAGCATGATCAAATCAGATCACCAAAGTCTCCACATTACTTGTCAGAAAAATATGCTGCAACAGAATCATAG